GCCAATAGGTGCTGAAGATAATTTTACTGGAATTATTGATTTAATCAAAATGAAGGCTGAAATTTATGAAGATGATCTAGGTAATAATATTCGTGAGGAAGATATTCCTGCAGACTATCAAGAACTGGCTAATGAGTGGCGTGATAAATTAATCGAAGCCGTTGCTGAAACAGACGAAGACTTAATGATGAAATATCTAGAAGGCGAAGAGCTGACTAATGACGAAATCGTTAAAGCTATCCGTGAAGCGACTGTCAAAGCTGAATTTTATCCTGTATTATGTGGATCAGCCTTTAAAAATAAAGGGGTTCAATTAATGCTTGATGCAGTTATTGATTATTTGCCGTCACCATTGGATGTACCTGCAATTACTGGAACGGTTCCTGGAACTGAAGAAGTTGTTGCTCGTCCAGCTGATGATGATGCCCCTTTTGCTGCCTTAGCATTTAAAGTTATGACAGATCCATTCGTTGGACGTTTAACTTTCTTCCGAGTATATTCTGGAACATTAAATGGTGGCTCTTATGTAAAAAATGCGACTAAAGGCAAACGTGAACGAATCGGTCGTATTTTACAAATGCACGCGAATTCACGTAATGAAATTCCTGTCGTTTATTCAGGAGATATTGCAGCGGCAGTTGGCCTTAAAGATACAACAACTGGTGACACATTATGTGATGAAAAACAAGAAGTTATCTTAGAATCGATGATTTTCCCAGAACCTGTTATCCAAGTAGCGATTGAGCCAAAATCAAAAGCTGATCAAGATAAAATGGGTATTGCTTTACAAAAGCTTGCTGAAGAAGATCCAACCTTCCGGGCTGAAACAGACCAAGAAACTGGCGAAACAATTATCGCTGGGATGGGAGAGTTACACTTAGATATTATTGTTGATCGTATGCGTCGCGAGTTTAATGTAGAAGCTAGCGTAGGTGCTCCTCAAGTATCTTATCGTGAGACCTTCCGTGGTTCGACTGAAGCCGAAGGTAAATTCGTTCGACAATCGGGTGGTAAAGGTCAATACGGTCACGTATGGATTGAATTTACACCGAATGAAGAAGGTAAAGGGTTTGAATTTGAAAATGCGATTGTTGGTGGGGTTGTTCCTCGTGAATATATCCCAGCTGTTAAGGCCGGTTTGGAAGGCGCATTAGAAAATGGAGTTTTAGCTGGCTATCCATTAGTGGATATTAAAGCGAAACTGTATGATGGATCGTATCATGATGTCGATTCAAATGAGATGGCCTTTAAGGTAGCTGCTTCAATGGCACTTAAAAATGCGGCTAAAAAAGCAAATCCTGTTATTCTTGAACCAATTATGGCGGTTGAAATTACAGTACCAGAAGATTATTTAGGTGATGTTATGGGACATGTTACAGCTCGTCGTGGTCGAATTGAAGGAACTGAAACACGTGGTAATGCTCAAATCGTTCAAAGTATGATTCCTTTATCAGAAATGTTTGGTTATGCAACAACATTGCGTTCAGCTTCACAAGGACGTGGTACATTCTCAATGACATTTGATCATTATGAAGATGTTCCAAAATCAATTTCAGAAGAAATTATTAAAAAAAATGGCGGAGAAATTTAATTTAAACGAGCCAATTCTAAATAAAATAAAAAAGATGTAATTATAAGGAGGAAATAATAAAATGGCAAAAGCAACATTTGATCGTTCAAAAAGTCACGTTAACATTGGTACTATCGGACACGTTGACCATGGTAAAACAACTTTAACAGCTGCAATCGCAACTGTATTATCTAAACATGGTGGCGGTTCTGCGCAAAACTATGCAGATATCGATAACGCTCCAGAAGAAAAAGAACGTGGTATTACAATCAATACTTCACACATCGAATATGAAACTGACACTCGTCACTACGCACACGTAGATTGCCCAGGTCACGCGGATTACGTTAAAAACATGATCACTGGTGCTGCACAAATGGATGGCGCTATCTTAGTAGTATCTGCTGCAGATGGTCCAATGCCACAAACTCGTGAGCATATCTTACTTTCTCGTCAAGTTGGTGTTCCATACATCGTTGTCTTCTTAAACAAAGTAGACATGGTTGATGATGAAGAATTATTAGAATTAGTCGAAATGGAAGTTCGTGATCTATTATCAGAATACGATTTCCCAGGTGATGACACTCCAGTTATCGCTGGTTCAGCTCTTAAAGCCCTAGAAGGCGAAGCTTCATACGAAGAAAAAGTTCTAGAATTAATGGCTGCAGTTGATGAGTACATTCCTACTCCACAACGTGATACTGAAAAACCATTCATGATGCCAGTTGAGGATGTATTCTCAATCACTGGACGTGGAACTGTTGCAACAGGACGTGTTGAACGTGGTGAAGTACGTGTTGGTGAAGAAGTTGAAATTGTTGGGATCAACGAAGCCCCTACAAAAACAATTGTAACTGGTGTTGAAATGTTCCGTAAATTATTAGATTACGCACAAGCTGGAGATAACATTGGCGCATTACTACGTGGTGTAGCTCGTGAAGATATCGAACGTGGACAAGTACTTGCTAAACCAGGTACAATCACTCCACACACAAAGTTTAAAGCTGAAATCTATGTATTATCAAAAGAAGAGGGTGGACGTCACACTCCATTCTTCACAAACTACCGTCCACAGTTCTACTTCCGTACAACTGATGTAACTGGTGTTTGTGAGTTACCAGAAGGCGTTGAAATGGTAATGCCTGGCGATAACGTTACAATTGAAGTAACTCTTATCAACCCAATCGCTATCGAAGCAGGAACGAACTTCTCTATCCGTGAGGGTGGACGTACAGTTGGAGCCGGTGTTGTAGCTGAAATCCAAGCTTAATTTAACCTTTAAAAGAACAATCAAATAATCAGACATTAGTGAAGGTAACTAATGCGTGTCCAGACGAAAAAAGCGTATTCTCTTTTGAGAATACGCTTTTTTATTAACGATTAATTATCATAACTCATATCGTCTAATTGAAGGGTGTCCAAAATAATGGCAGCTGTTTCTTCAATTGATTTCGTGGCAACATTAATGACTAGGCAGCCTAATTTCTCATAGAGATTTTGCGCAAATTCTAATTCTTCATTAATACGATCTCTATCAGAATAAGTCGTATCTGGATTTAATCCATAAGCAATCATGCGTTCACGTCGGATAGAGTTTAATAGTTCTGGATCATTTGTTAACCCCACAATTTTTTTAGGATTGACTTTCCATAACTGATCTGGAATATGTGATTCTGGGATTAATGGCAGATTTGCCACTTTTAAGTTTTTATTAGCTAAAAACATACTCAAAGGTGTTTTAGACGTACGAGATACGCCTAAAATAACAATATCAGCCTCTAGGAAGCCTTTTGGATCTTTTCCATCGTCGTACTTAACGGCAAACTCAATCGCACCGATACGGTGGAAATAATTGTCGTTTAATTGATGTAGGGCACCAGGTTCTTTACTAGGAGTAGATCCAGTCCGTTTAACAATTTCGTCTACCATTGGATTTAACAAGTCAAAACAAAATAAATTATGTTCCTGACAAAAATCACACGCAATTTTACTTAGACCATCCGTGATTAAGGTGTGAACAATCATCGCATTTTCATTCTTAGCTTGTTCTAAAATTGAAAGTAATGTTCCTTCTCCACGTACAAAAGGGTAACGAGAAACATTGAAATCGGTTGTTGGAAATTGAGACATGGCTGCCTGACTTAATTTATTGGCAGTTTCGCCAACTGAATCTGAAATAATGTAAACAAATTGATCTGTTTGATTCTCCATAAAAAAAGCTCCTTTAATAATTTCTATTGTTTCTTTTATTATAGCGTATTTAACAAGTGAAGCAACTCAAATTTAAGGTAGAAAAAAAGACTTGCCCTGAGGAGGCAAGTCAAAAGGTTTAGGAGACACAAAAATGAGGTTTTTTATGCCTAAAGGTATCGAATATATTGTACTCCATATGGAGGGACAAACGTCATTAGGGTAGTTCACAAATTAGAGCCGCTGTTTCTTCAATAGCTCGATGTTCAACATCAATAACTTTAATGCCAAGCTGACTGTAAAGCTTGGCTGAATAAGCTAATTCTTCAATGACTCGTTCTTTACTAGAGTAGCTAGAATCTTCATTTAGACCTAACGATTTTAGGCGAGAGGTTCTGATTTTCATAAGAGCTTCTGGACTACTTGTTAGACCGATAATCTTCGCAGGATCAATTTCAAATAATTCTTTTGGCAAACTTGCTTCTGGAATCAAAGGTAAATTTGCAACTTTATAATTTTTGTTAGCTAAATACATACTTAGCGGTGTTTTAGAGGTACGTGAAATGCCTAAAATAACATAATCTGCCAATAAAAAACTTCTAGGATCTTTACCATCATCAAATTTTACGGCAAACTCAATTGCGGAGACACGTCTAAAATAATGTTCGTCAAGCTTGTGAAGGGCGCCAGGTTCTTCTTTTGGAGCAATTCCTGTTTTAGCATGGAGAACTTTAGTTAAAGGACTCATCACATCAACAAAAGAAAGTCCCGTATCTTGGCAAAAATTAGTCACTAAATCTACAAATTCAGCGGTCACTAAAGTATGTACGATTACGCCATTTTCTTTTAAGGCTTCATTTAAGATTTCGTTTAACATCATCTTATCTTCAATAAAAGGATGGCGGCGAATATCTGTAATTTTTAAAGTTGGAAATTGAACAAGAACAGCAGAGACCACTTTTTGAGCAGTTTCTCCAATCGAATCAGATAAAACATAAATAACAGGATTTGTATTCATAACCTAAACTCCTTCTATAGCTGTTTAAGGGATTAAATAAAATTATCTATTTAAATGTAATGCTTCGTTTATAAAATGTTTTAGTACAACAGTTTTTGAAATTTTCCCAATTACCTTTAGAGGATTTTGTGTATCAACAACTGGAATAGAATCAATTTCATGTTGAATAATTTTGTAACCTGCATCAAGAATACGTTCATTTTCTTGAATTGTAATAACATTTGGCATCCTAGTCATAATCATAGCTACTGGGATAGTATGCGTATCAGTACTTGAAATCGTACTACGTAACAAATCTTTTCGTGAAATAACACCTAACAATTCATCATTTTCAACGACATATAAAGTGCCGACATCATGCATGAAAAGCATGGTTACAGCATCACTAACTGTAGTTTCCTTTTTTACATTAATAGGGGGAACCATGATTTCTGTAATTTTCTTTTCATATAAATCATCGAAAAGCAGCGGGTCAAAATTTTGTCCAGAAAAGAAGTAACCAACTTTAGGACGAGCATCTAAAATGCCAGTCATCGTTAAAATAGCTAAATCACTTCTTAATGTTGGTTTGGATAAACTTAATTGTTTCGCAATATTATCGGCACTAATCGGTTCATCTGTTTTAACAATTTGAATGATTTTCTTTTGTCTTGTTGTTAACTCCATTGTTACACCTCAATTGCAGTCATTTCTTTAAATAATAGTATATAATACATACTATAAAAATGCAATAAGACGTATTAAATAGAAAAAAGACCTATTAAAAATGTTTATATTGAAGTAAATAGTACTCTATTCTGTTTTTTTGCTTATAATAAGTAAGCATAGTTGCTTAAAAGAAGAGGAATCGTTATAATAGAGGATAGAGAAATTAATCGAATAAAGGGGGTAAATAAGCGTGACAGCAGTTGAACAAGCAATTCAAAAACTAAAAGAAAATGGGTATAAGTACACTGACAAGCGTGAAAATATGCTCCTATTATTTGCAAACGAAAATCGTTACTTGACTGCAAAGGAAGTTCAAATTTGTTTAAAAGATAAGTATCCTAATTTAAGTTATGATACTATCTATCGAAATATATACACTTTTGTAGAAATGAATATTCTAGAAGAAACAGAACTAAATGGTGAAAAAATATTTCGTTTTGGATGCATGCATACAGGACATCATCATCATTTTATCTGTACAATATGTGGAAATACGAGAGAAATTAACATGTGTCCAATGAATTTTTTTGAAGATCAATTAACAGGTTGTGAAATTGAAAGCCATCGATTTGAAATATTTGGAAAATGTGAAAAATGTGTAGCCGTTTAATAGGAAGTATTTTAGGATTTTCTAGTTGGGATTCTAAAATACTTTTTTTGATTTATACACTTATTTTAAGAGATAAACAAAAAAATGGATGACATTTTTAATTAAATGTTAAGGCAAAATGAGAGTCCTTAAAATAAATAGCTCTCACTAAGCTTATATACCAACAAATAAATAAAAAATTTGAAGTTTTTCGTAAGAATTTCAAATGTTTTATTGACGTAATTTTATTCATTCGCTATAATGTAGAAGGACAGTTATTATTTATGACAAACTTAAGTTGGTTGCATAATGAAAAACGGTTACTTTTATAAGCTCGGAGGGAGGGAATTTAATATGTCAAAAACAGTCGTTCGTAAAAACGAATCTCTTGATGATGCTCTTCGTCGCTTCAAACGTACCGTTTCTAAAACAGGTACTTTACAAGAAGCTCGCAAACGCGAATTCTATGAAAAACCAAGTGTGAAGCGTAAGAAAAAATCTGAAGCTGCTAGAAAGCGTAAATTCTAACAACAGTTTCACTAATACTGAGGGGGGACACCAATGTCACTTCTAACAACTTTGAATGAAGATATGAAAACAGCAATGCGTGCAAAAGACAAAGAAACTTTGTCTGTAGTTCGAATGCTTAAGGCTTCATTACAAAATGAACAAATTAAATTAGGTGAAGAATTGAATGCAGATCAAGAATTAACTATTCTTGCGCGTGAAATGAAACAACGTCGTGATTCAGTTGCAGAGTTTAAAAAAGCTAATCGTCAAGATTTAGTTGATAAAACTCAAGCTGAGATTGAAATTGTTGAAAAATATATGCCTAAACAACTTTCTGAGGATGAGATTAAAACAATTGTTAGTGCCGCAATTGCTAAAGTTGGAGCTTCTTCTATGAAGGACTTTGGCCAAGTAATGGGTGCTGTGATGCCTGAAACAAAAGGTAAAGCAGATGGCAATGAAGTTAATCGGATTGTCAAAGAGTTATTAAACTAAAACTTTAAAGAGTGTGGTAGAAGAAATTCTACTAGACTCTTTTTTGTTATGCTTTCGTTCCTTGACTTTAGTTGTTAAGCAGTATATGTTTTAATAAGTCAACTAAATGAGGAGGAATTAAATGAAAGAAGAACTCATTAATCATGTGTTAAGTACGTTAAGTGAGATACAAAAGAATACCACTGACTTTAATACCATTTTTACTTCGTCAAGCGCTTCGGATTTATCTGAAAGTCAAATGATTGTCCTAGTCACACTTTCAATCAAATCAGACGTTAAAATTACGGATA
This Carnobacterium maltaromaticum DSM 20342 DNA region includes the following protein-coding sequences:
- the fusA gene encoding elongation factor G; translated protein: MSKREFSLEKTRNIGIMAHIDAGKTTTTERVLYYTGKIHKIGETHDGGAQMDWMDQEQERGITITSAATTAEWNGYRVNIIDTPGHVDFTVEVERSLRVLDGAVALLDAQSGVEPQTETVWRQATTYGVPRIVFVNKMDKTGADFLYSVGTIHDRLQANAHPIQLPIGAEDNFTGIIDLIKMKAEIYEDDLGNNIREEDIPADYQELANEWRDKLIEAVAETDEDLMMKYLEGEELTNDEIVKAIREATVKAEFYPVLCGSAFKNKGVQLMLDAVIDYLPSPLDVPAITGTVPGTEEVVARPADDDAPFAALAFKVMTDPFVGRLTFFRVYSGTLNGGSYVKNATKGKRERIGRILQMHANSRNEIPVVYSGDIAAAVGLKDTTTGDTLCDEKQEVILESMIFPEPVIQVAIEPKSKADQDKMGIALQKLAEEDPTFRAETDQETGETIIAGMGELHLDIIVDRMRREFNVEASVGAPQVSYRETFRGSTEAEGKFVRQSGGKGQYGHVWIEFTPNEEGKGFEFENAIVGGVVPREYIPAVKAGLEGALENGVLAGYPLVDIKAKLYDGSYHDVDSNEMAFKVAASMALKNAAKKANPVILEPIMAVEITVPEDYLGDVMGHVTARRGRIEGTETRGNAQIVQSMIPLSEMFGYATTLRSASQGRGTFSMTFDHYEDVPKSISEEIIKKNGGEI
- the tuf gene encoding elongation factor Tu — encoded protein: MAKATFDRSKSHVNIGTIGHVDHGKTTLTAAIATVLSKHGGGSAQNYADIDNAPEEKERGITINTSHIEYETDTRHYAHVDCPGHADYVKNMITGAAQMDGAILVVSAADGPMPQTREHILLSRQVGVPYIVVFLNKVDMVDDEELLELVEMEVRDLLSEYDFPGDDTPVIAGSALKALEGEASYEEKVLELMAAVDEYIPTPQRDTEKPFMMPVEDVFSITGRGTVATGRVERGEVRVGEEVEIVGINEAPTKTIVTGVEMFRKLLDYAQAGDNIGALLRGVAREDIERGQVLAKPGTITPHTKFKAEIYVLSKEEGGRHTPFFTNYRPQFYFRTTDVTGVCELPEGVEMVMPGDNVTIEVTLINPIAIEAGTNFSIREGGRTVGAGVVAEIQA
- a CDS encoding pyruvate, water dikinase regulatory protein encodes the protein MENQTDQFVYIISDSVGETANKLSQAAMSQFPTTDFNVSRYPFVRGEGTLLSILEQAKNENAMIVHTLITDGLSKIACDFCQEHNLFCFDLLNPMVDEIVKRTGSTPSKEPGALHQLNDNYFHRIGAIEFAVKYDDGKDPKGFLEADIVILGVSRTSKTPLSMFLANKNLKVANLPLIPESHIPDQLWKVNPKKIVGLTNDPELLNSIRRERMIAYGLNPDTTYSDRDRINEELEFAQNLYEKLGCLVINVATKSIEETAAIILDTLQLDDMSYDN
- a CDS encoding pyruvate, water dikinase regulatory protein, whose protein sequence is MNTNPVIYVLSDSIGETAQKVVSAVLVQFPTLKITDIRRHPFIEDKMMLNEILNEALKENGVIVHTLVTAEFVDLVTNFCQDTGLSFVDVMSPLTKVLHAKTGIAPKEEPGALHKLDEHYFRRVSAIEFAVKFDDGKDPRSFLLADYVILGISRTSKTPLSMYLANKNYKVANLPLIPEASLPKELFEIDPAKIIGLTSSPEALMKIRTSRLKSLGLNEDSSYSSKERVIEELAYSAKLYSQLGIKVIDVEHRAIEETAALICELP
- a CDS encoding helix-turn-helix transcriptional regulator gives rise to the protein MELTTRQKKIIQIVKTDEPISADNIAKQLSLSKPTLRSDLAILTMTGILDARPKVGYFFSGQNFDPLLFDDLYEKKITEIMVPPINVKKETTVSDAVTMLFMHDVGTLYVVENDELLGVISRKDLLRSTISSTDTHTIPVAMIMTRMPNVITIQENERILDAGYKIIQHEIDSIPVVDTQNPLKVIGKISKTVVLKHFINEALHLNR
- a CDS encoding Fur family transcriptional regulator yields the protein MTAVEQAIQKLKENGYKYTDKRENMLLLFANENRYLTAKEVQICLKDKYPNLSYDTIYRNIYTFVEMNILEETELNGEKIFRFGCMHTGHHHHFICTICGNTREINMCPMNFFEDQLTGCEIESHRFEIFGKCEKCVAV
- the rpsU gene encoding 30S ribosomal protein S21; the encoded protein is MSKTVVRKNESLDDALRRFKRTVSKTGTLQEARKREFYEKPSVKRKKKSEAARKRKF
- a CDS encoding GatB/YqeY domain-containing protein, which codes for MSLLTTLNEDMKTAMRAKDKETLSVVRMLKASLQNEQIKLGEELNADQELTILAREMKQRRDSVAEFKKANRQDLVDKTQAEIEIVEKYMPKQLSEDEIKTIVSAAIAKVGASSMKDFGQVMGAVMPETKGKADGNEVNRIVKELLN